Proteins from a genomic interval of Orbaceae bacterium lpD02:
- the nudF gene encoding ADP-ribose diphosphatase produces MKNINKSPILFSKKDVINLTKRILYKGFFSLWEYRFQYRKFDGSISEVVTREILERGHAVVLLAYDVNCDNVILIEQIRIAAIETQDTPWLLELIAGMIDHKGESIEDVARREAKEEAGIDIGRCKPIISYLASPGGLTEQLHILVGEVDSSTANGIHGLDEENEDIKVHVVSREQAYRWVENGLINNAASIIALQWLQINHQKLKNEWQS; encoded by the coding sequence ATGAAAAATATTAACAAAAGCCCTATTCTTTTTAGCAAAAAAGATGTGATTAATTTAACTAAGCGTATTTTATATAAGGGTTTTTTCTCATTATGGGAATATCGCTTTCAATATCGAAAGTTTGATGGTTCAATCAGTGAAGTTGTAACCCGTGAAATTTTAGAAAGAGGGCATGCAGTCGTGTTACTTGCTTATGATGTAAATTGTGACAATGTTATTTTAATTGAACAAATCAGAATTGCAGCAATTGAAACGCAAGATACTCCTTGGTTACTCGAATTAATTGCTGGCATGATCGATCATAAAGGTGAATCAATTGAAGACGTGGCAAGACGCGAAGCGAAGGAAGAAGCAGGGATTGATATCGGGCGCTGCAAGCCTATCATTAGCTATTTAGCAAGTCCTGGCGGATTGACTGAGCAATTGCATATTTTAGTCGGTGAGGTTGATTCATCGACAGCAAACGGAATCCATGGTTTGGACGAAGAGAACGAAGATATTAAGGTCCATGTTGTTAGCCGTGAGCAAGCTTATCGATGGGTTGAAAACGGCCTAATTAATAATGCGGCTTCTATCATTGCACTACAATGGTTACAAATCAACCATCAAAAATTAAAGAATGAGTGGCAATCATAA
- the cpdA gene encoding 3',5'-cyclic-AMP phosphodiesterase, whose protein sequence is MKKYLSLPIKNNNKAKILHITDTHLFANESDSLLGIKTNASFNAVIDEIKQQPCDFDLIVATGDFVQDGSKSAYLRFANAINQFPMPCVWLAGNHDVYTNMKLVFEQQKLPEKKTVLLGDNWLVILLNSQVQGEAFGMLSDAELAFLSLTIEQYPDKFIMIFLHHHPVMSNCQWLDQHCLKNSQQFGLLVKQYQHIKSIAWGHIHQRSERIWHHCKVFSTPSTCVQFKPASDEFSLAYDAPGWRVIELNTSGEVDSRVYSLNENLFMPDTSQNGY, encoded by the coding sequence TTGAAAAAATATTTATCCCTGCCAATAAAAAATAATAACAAAGCTAAAATATTACACATTACAGATACACACCTTTTTGCCAATGAGAGTGATTCGCTTTTAGGTATAAAAACGAATGCCAGTTTCAATGCAGTCATTGATGAAATTAAACAACAACCGTGCGATTTCGATTTAATTGTGGCTACGGGTGATTTTGTGCAAGATGGCAGTAAAAGCGCATATCTCCGTTTTGCTAATGCAATTAACCAATTTCCTATGCCCTGTGTTTGGCTTGCGGGTAATCATGATGTCTATACCAATATGAAGCTTGTTTTTGAACAGCAAAAATTACCAGAGAAAAAAACTGTGTTATTGGGCGATAATTGGTTGGTTATATTATTAAATAGCCAAGTTCAGGGTGAAGCATTTGGCATGCTATCCGACGCTGAACTCGCTTTTTTAAGCTTAACTATCGAACAATATCCAGATAAATTTATCATGATATTTCTTCACCATCATCCAGTAATGTCCAATTGCCAGTGGTTAGATCAACATTGTTTGAAGAACAGTCAACAGTTCGGATTGTTAGTTAAGCAATACCAACATATTAAATCAATCGCTTGGGGGCATATACACCAAAGATCCGAAAGAATTTGGCACCATTGTAAAGTTTTTTCCACGCCATCAACTTGTGTACAATTTAAACCAGCATCGGACGAGTTTAGCCTAGCATATGATGCACCAGGTTGGCGGGTTATTGAATTAAATACTAGTGGTGAAGTAGATAGCCGTGTATATAGCTTAAATGAAAACTTATTTATGCCCGATACATCACAAAATGGTTATTAG